In a single window of the Elaeis guineensis isolate ETL-2024a chromosome 6, EG11, whole genome shotgun sequence genome:
- the LOC105046400 gene encoding aspartic proteinase 36 codes for MKKPPPLIVPLVAAAVIVAHLTVFSAAAAAGGGFPAKLTLERAVPARGVALEHLKARDRARHGRMLLGSSSASPAAVAGVVDFPVDGSANPFTVGLYFTRVKLGNPSKEFYVQIDTGSDILWVTCSPCNGCPTSSGLNIELEFFDPDKSSSASRITCSDDRCTSALQSGEAVCSTSSSQNSLCSYSFQYGDGSGTSGYYVSDMLYFDTVTGDEQTANSSATIVFGCSNSQSGDLTKSDRAIDGIFGFGQHDLSVISQLSSIGVAPKVFSHCLKGSDNGGGILVLGEIVQPEIVYTPLVQSQPHYNLNLESIAVNGQTVPIDSSVLTTSNTQGTIVDSGTTLAYLADEAYDPFVNAVTASLSSSVHSFVSKGNQCFVTSSSIDESFPSVTLNFMGGASMSLKPQDYLLQQGSVDNAIIWCIGWQKNQGQGITILGDLVLKDKIFVYDLANQRIGWANYDCSLSVNVTTSSGKNEYLNTGQLDVSGSPGAAFWKRQPTDIAVFFVYIFVLAILYR; via the exons ATGAAGAAGCCGCCGCCGCTGATCGTGCCGCTGGTGGCCGCGGCGGTGATTGTAGCCCACCTGACCGTGTtctcggcggcggcggcggccggCGGGGGGTTCCCGGCGAAGCTGACGCTGGAGAGGGCCGTGCCGGCGCGGGGGGTCGCGTTGGAGCACCTCAAGGCTCGGGACCGGGCCCGCCATGGACGAATGCTGCTGGGGTCCTCCTCGGCGTCGCCGGCCGCCGTCGCCGGGGTCGTGGATTTCCCCGTTGATGGCTCTGCGAATCCGTTCACCGTAGG GCTTTACTTTACTCGTGTGAAATTGGGAAACCCTTCAAAAGAATTCTATGTTCAGATTGATACAGGCAGCGATATCTTATGGGTAACTTGCAGTCCTTgtaatggatgcccaacttccaGTGGGCTCAAT ATCGAACTGGAGTTCTTCGACCCTGATAAGTCATCCAGTGCATCACGGATCACTTGCTCGGATGATAGGTGCACCTCTGCCCTCCAAAGTGGAGAGGCAGTCTGCTCTACTTCCAGTTCTCAGAACTCACTGTGCAGTTACTCTTTTCAGTATGGTGATGGAAGTGGCACTTCTGGATACTATGTGTCTGACATGCTATACTTTGATACAGTCACTGGGGATGAGCAGACTGCAAACTCTTCAGCTACCATTGTTTTCGG ATGTAGCAACTCACAGTCTGGAGATCTGACCAAGTCAGATAGGGCTATTGATGGCATTTTTGGGTTTGGACAACATGATCTATCTGTCATTTCACAGCTCTCCTCTATAGGTGTGGCTCCCAAAGTCTTCTCTCATTGCTTGAAagggtcagacaatggtggaggGATATTGGTTCTCGGAGAAATTGTACAACCGGAGATTGTCTATACCCCACTTGTTCAATCACA GCCTCATTACAACTTGAATCTTGAGAGCATTGCTGTCAATGGGCAAACTGTACCCATTGATTCCTCTGTGTTGACAACATCAAATACTCAAGGAACAATTGTTGATTCGGGCACCACACTGGCTTATCTTGCAGATGAAGCTTATGATCCTTTTGTCAATGCA GTAACTGCTTCCCTGTCATCATCAGTACATTCCTTTGTTTCAAAAGGAAACCAATGTTTTGTTACATCTAGCAG TATTGATGAATCATTTCCTTCTGTTACATTAAATTTTATGGGTGGTGCATCCATGTCATTGAAGCCTCAGGACTATCttttgcagcagggttctgtt GACAATGCTATTATATGGTGTATTGGTTGGCAAAAAAACCAGGGTCAAGGAATAACAATATTAGGAG ATCTCGTTTTAAAAGACAAGATATTTGTTTATGATTTAGCAAATCAGCGGATAGGGTGGGCAAATTACGATT GTTCTCTTTCGGTGAATGTAACCACGTCTTCTGGTAAGAATGAGTACCTCAACACGGGTCAGCTGGATGTTAGTGGCTCACCAGGCGCTGCATTTTGGAAGCGTCAGCCAACTGACATTGCAGTATTCTTTGTATATATTTTTGTTCTTGCCATCTTATATCGATAG